From one Deinococcus detaillensis genomic stretch:
- a CDS encoding S9 family peptidase, with the protein MTLPTPQSLFGLQFPSDPQLSPDGQMAAYVLSRVEDENQSEQASGATTKLDDPKPRYFSQIVLASAESSRTLTTGKGRDTAPRWSPDGQGLAFLSDRDGKNQLYLLPLGGGEARALTTKAQFPQGVSAAQWSPDGRKLAFLAPEGEADKRDERGEARVITRLKYRANGSDFLSDVAAALWQLDVESGHITRWLAPQQAISEFAWWPDSRGVLFVSSEDEVSGAMWQQEAYNLPLEGQPRRLTDWASLISNLSPHPDGLRFVAQARLRTERNDSDSHVYLFEPAGESGSEPYSAQRLDHHDFPAGNIVAGDLHVGSFPDKPRWLSRDRLLFLATQGGASGLFEVSLGDSAPQPHTFDPERVVVGFTANAGGAVWISESATEVTQVMLNGVQVSHCPAPDFALSTPKRIAFTNELGEGEGWVLMPAGTQSAPALLNIHGGPHTAYGHGFMHEFQLMAARGYAVCYSNPRGSVGYGQAWTSDIFGRWGGIDAEDVLNFFDRCLAELPLDSSRTAVMGGSYGGFMTNWLTSHTPRFQAAVTDRCICNLISFGGTSDIGMRFWDDELGGNFHRSADTDKLWAMSPLKYVEEVKTPTLIIHSVLDHRCPIEQAEQWFTALRLQGVETRFVRFPEENHELSRSGRPDRRAVRLEEYLAWLDRHLGM; encoded by the coding sequence ATGACGCTTCCAACTCCGCAGAGTTTGTTCGGCTTGCAGTTTCCCTCTGACCCGCAGCTTTCGCCGGACGGCCAGATGGCCGCTTACGTGCTGAGCCGGGTGGAAGACGAAAATCAATCGGAACAAGCGAGCGGTGCCACAACCAAATTGGATGACCCCAAACCCCGTTACTTCAGCCAGATCGTGCTGGCGAGCGCCGAGAGCAGCCGTACCCTGACCACCGGCAAAGGGCGTGACACGGCCCCGCGTTGGTCGCCGGACGGTCAAGGTTTGGCCTTTTTGTCTGACCGTGATGGCAAAAATCAGCTCTATTTATTGCCGCTCGGCGGCGGCGAGGCGCGGGCGCTGACCACCAAGGCCCAGTTTCCGCAGGGCGTTTCGGCGGCCCAGTGGAGTCCAGATGGGCGCAAGCTGGCCTTTTTGGCCCCAGAAGGTGAAGCTGACAAGCGTGACGAGCGCGGCGAGGCCCGCGTGATTACCCGGCTCAAGTACCGCGCCAATGGATCCGACTTTTTGTCGGACGTTGCGGCGGCGCTGTGGCAGCTTGACGTGGAGAGCGGCCACATCACGCGCTGGCTCGCGCCTCAGCAGGCCATCAGCGAGTTCGCTTGGTGGCCCGATTCGCGGGGCGTGCTGTTTGTCAGCAGTGAGGACGAGGTGTCGGGCGCGATGTGGCAGCAAGAAGCCTACAACCTGCCGCTGGAGGGACAGCCGCGCCGCCTGACCGACTGGGCCTCGCTGATCTCGAACCTGTCGCCCCACCCGGACGGCCTGCGCTTCGTGGCCCAAGCTCGCCTGCGCACCGAGCGCAACGACAGCGACTCGCATGTGTATTTGTTTGAGCCGGCGGGGGAGAGCGGGTCAGAGCCTTACAGCGCCCAGCGCCTGGATCACCACGACTTTCCGGCAGGCAATATCGTGGCGGGCGATTTGCATGTGGGCTCTTTTCCCGACAAGCCGCGCTGGTTGAGCAGAGACCGGTTGCTGTTTTTGGCGACTCAGGGCGGTGCCTCCGGGCTGTTCGAGGTGTCGTTGGGCGACTCGGCTCCTCAGCCGCATACCTTTGATCCTGAGCGGGTGGTGGTCGGTTTTACGGCCAACGCGGGCGGCGCAGTCTGGATTTCGGAAAGTGCCACCGAAGTGACTCAGGTGATGCTCAACGGTGTGCAGGTCAGCCACTGCCCCGCGCCGGACTTTGCACTCAGCACGCCCAAGCGCATTGCCTTCACAAACGAATTGGGCGAGGGCGAAGGCTGGGTGCTGATGCCTGCTGGAACGCAGAGCGCCCCGGCACTGCTCAACATTCACGGCGGGCCGCACACCGCTTACGGTCACGGCTTCATGCACGAGTTTCAATTGATGGCCGCCCGTGGATACGCCGTGTGCTACAGCAATCCGCGCGGCTCGGTGGGCTACGGTCAGGCGTGGACCTCCGACATTTTCGGGCGCTGGGGCGGCATAGACGCCGAGGACGTGCTGAACTTCTTCGACCGCTGCCTCGCCGAGTTGCCGCTCGACAGCAGCCGCACCGCCGTGATGGGCGGCAGCTACGGCGGCTTCATGACCAACTGGCTGACCTCGCACACCCCGCGTTTTCAGGCCGCCGTCACCGACCGCTGCATTTGCAATTTGATTTCGTTCGGCGGCACCTCCGACATCGGCATGCGCTTCTGGGACGACGAGCTGGGCGGTAATTTTCACCGCAGCGCCGATACCGACAAGTTGTGGGCCATGAGCCCGCTGAAATACGTGGAGGAGGTCAAAACCCCCACCCTGATCATTCACAGCGTCCTCGATCACCGCTGTCCCATCGAGCAGGCCGAGCAGTGGTTCACGGCCTTGCGGCTTCAGGGCGTCGAAACCCGCTTCGTGCGCTTTCCTGAAGAAAACCACGAACTGAGCCGCTCCGGCCGCCCAGACCGAAGGGCCGTGCGTTTGGAAGAGTATTTGGCTTGGCTGGATCGGCATCTGGGCATGTAA